A genomic segment from Eriocheir sinensis breed Jianghai 21 chromosome 46, ASM2467909v1, whole genome shotgun sequence encodes:
- the LOC126981143 gene encoding uncharacterized protein LOC126981143, with amino-acid sequence MCQTSTSPSLSTAVWLTVVETRVLGGPDLDVNSGSTINLTCIVKQSPDPPPFISWYHEREPLTYDSPRCGITVVTEHGPTFSSSRLLIHRATPKDAGRYACHTANSEPHHIVVHIIHSEYPSGEAEEHRDRTTGTGKQGEHQAL; translated from the exons ATGTGCCAGACCTCCACCTCGCCGTCCCTTTCCACGGCCGTCTGGCTCACTGTTGTCG AAACTCGAGTGCTGGGCGGCCCGGACCTAGACGTCAATTCTGGCTCCACCATCAACCTGACCTGCATCGTCAAGCAAAGCCCCGACCCGCCGCCCTTCATCTCCTGGTACCacgagagggag CCCCTCACCTACGACTCCCCCCGCTGCGGCATCACGGTGGTCACGGAGCACGGGccgaccttctcctcctccaggctCCTCATCCATCGCGCCACCCCGAAGGACGCCGGCCGCTACGCCTGCCACACCGCCAACTCGGAGCCCCACCACATCGTCGTGCACATCATACACAGTGAGTATCCTAGCGGCGAGGCGGAGGAACACAGGGATAGGACTACAGGCACAGGGAAACAGGGAGAGCACCAAGCTctatag